One Aegilops tauschii subsp. strangulata cultivar AL8/78 chromosome 2, Aet v6.0, whole genome shotgun sequence genomic window, aAGCATCTTGCATATCTCCTCAGCATGATGTTGTCTGAAATCCTTGCAACCTTCAAGGTCCAGTACTTGCACAATTCCAAATTTCAATGAATTAGAAGGCAGTTGGGTCAAGCTCCCAAACATGGTCAGAGATCGGACATGAGTTAAATTCATGCTCTCCATTGATTTCTTGTGTTTCGTGTCGCTAACTTGGAGGGACAGACGGCGGACTTTGTTGCTAGGTGGCGCCATGAGCCAATGGCCACCGACCACGGTGACGAAGTTTTCTTCACTTGCCTTGGATACGATGTACTCGAGAACCATGTCGTGGACTTGGTAGCTCTTCACCTTGCCATTGCTGCTGTGCTCCACAGCCCGTATAATCTTCCTCCTTACGAGATGATTGAAGTATGCCTCTGCGACATCTTCAGCACTCAACCCATCTTTCTCACTGACAAATCTCTCTGCTAGCCAtcgcctcgtgagccgcttcctGCTGACCTTGCGGCCCTTTGGGAATATGCACAGATACAAGGAGCAAGTCTTGATCTCACCAGGCATATCATTGTAGCAGTGACTGAGTATCCTGGTGACTCCGTCCTGGCCAAGAGCTTTCCCAGAGTCTGGTACCAGTGTACTGCAAACCTCATCCCACTTGTCCACCAGTTTGTCTGGATTGCAAGCAGCATAACCAGCCATGGTAACAATGGCCAATGGCAGACCCCCGCACATTTCCCAGAGTCTGGCTGGGATTTTCTCCTGGTTTTCTTTAGGCTTGTCCACGCTAATTCCAGATTCAGCCATGAATAATTCTTTAGGCTTGTTGTCACTAAGTACCACAACTTTATGAATGTGATCTCCTTTATCTCTTCTGCACTCATTGGCAACAGCTTGAAAGCGTGTGGTAACTATTATTCTACTGCCTTTATTACTTTTAGGCAATAAATTCTTTATCTTCTTCCACATTGGTGCAGACCACACATCATCAACTAAGAGCAAGTAACTGCGATGAGAAGAAAAAGAGTAAATATTAAATAAACTCTTTTATACACTGGATGTCAAATGAAATATCAACAGCAAGGAAATAAGTACACAGTAATTCAGTTATGCCAAAAATGAAATATCCTTCTTCCTTTGTTACATATAAAGCTTTTGCAATCTTGATTAAATGTCCAATATCGTCCACAAGTTGCTTGTGTCTATGGTCAAATAACAACTGATTCTCTCATTTGGAACATTTTATTCCTCCCCAACTGATTACTTCTTTTTAATAACATGTATAATTTGCATAGGGAGCACTATCCCTTAATGATTCACAATGGTTGTATGTTCCTGCGTATTACTGTGCAACTCTACAATTTAGCGATGAACTAATCAACCAACAAACAAACTCAACATGAGAATATGTTGTACCTGTTTTTCACCAAGTGCTCCTCCAAGTGCTGCTTGAGATCTTTTGTTGTCTGAGAGGTGCCGCCACCTCGCTGCTTGTCGTCCTTGCGGCCCTTGTGCATGATAGTACCCCATACTATTCCAATGGTAGCCATGAGGCATTTCTTGTCGGAGGGGCCACCACCGCTGCTGCCTTGCTGCTCGTTATCATCTTTGGATTGCGGCTTGACTTGACTGAGTATGGTCAGCAGTATCATGTCAATGTCAGAGCTCTGGGACACGGTGACCGTCGCCCGGCGGTCGAATTGATCGCTGTATTCCTGGTACAAGGCCGTGGCGATGGTCGTCTTGCCGACCCCTCCGAAGCCGACGATGGACAGCACGGCCTGGTCTTGCTTCAGAGCCTCCGTTTGGGATGCAGGgtctgaggaggaggaggcatcGTGGGCAGATGGCTGTTGCAATGTCAGCCACCTGCCGAGTTCCTTCATCTCCTCTTCAACTCCGACGGGCTTCTTGGTGCCAACGAGCGCAAGGGTGGTGTGCTGGTACTCGGCGGTCTCGAATTTGGGGAGAGCTCCGCCGGACTCGCCCTCCAAGGTCCTGGGGTTCTCCACGCCGTACCTGGTCCGGCGCTCCCCGATCTGCTGCGCCCGGACCTTGAGCTCGGCGATGGACGAGGCGATGCTGCGGCGAGGCCGCCAGGTCCAGATCTCGTAGGCGGTGGAGGAGAGGAAGACACACCAGACGTCGCGGCCGGCGGCGGGGTCGTGGGAGAGGCGGTGCGCGAAGTCGTCGACGCAGTCCTCGATGTCGTAGGTGACGTCGCGGATCTGCTTCATCCAGTCCCTCATCCGGCGGTCGTGGCCCTGGGGGGCGGCGCTGCTGAGGTCGCCGAGGAAGGCCTGCATGCTGGCCATCTCGTCGTTGATGTACTGGATGTCGCCGCGGACGCCGCGGATGAGCGCGTACTCGTGCGCCAGCAGCCCGCCCAGCTTGCTCAGCAGCGACTTCATCGTCGCCTCCGACGCGCCCACCACCATCTCCATGGCTGCTGGCTGCTGGCTGCTGCCTCGGCCGGCCGCTGTGGCTAGGCTgattccgccgccgccgctccggtgGATTTCGGTGGGGAGAGAAGAGATGGATGAGCTTGGGCGTGTGCTGCAGCTAGCTAGATCTGGAGTGGAGTGAGCTCACATTGACTGACAGCACCTCTTCGTTTTTGAGAAAATGTTCAGATGGGCGAAAGACTCGGCACGGCCCCCCCTCGGCCTAAACGGGCCAGGCACCACACAGCCCACCCAGGCACACCAATACACACGTCCGTGTCGCGCTCCTTGGCAGCATGCCAAATGGGCCAGCCTGGCCCGGCACGGCCAGCTGTCcaatccttcttcttctttttttgcgggggtTGTCCAATCCTTCTGATCTTACCCATACACCGATCAATAACATCGACAACTCCTCTAGATCAACACGACTGTCCACCGAATCTTGCAGCCCTGCTCATGTTACCGCTAGTTAGAATAAACCGAGGCGCTCCTTCCCATGACACCGTCACAATATCACACCTCGGCCGCTCGACCACCGGCACACGTCGTCGGCTTCCCCCCGCGCGTGCtcgtgctattatgttggcataggttacatcgtgtgtctatccccgatatatatgagaggcctaggatacaagtgttcTATTAGGACACAACTCCTATCTTGTCTACACACAGCCCAAAaccaagtccaactgtaacctaccttgtacaataatattcgacacaactctaacaaactccaTCTTGGCGAATATTCTTCACCACCTTGAATTCATCTATGCGTCGAACctccatgtacattggacttgagatACGCTGTGAGCACCGCTGCTACTCCCAGACTCCAtgtgactccacctgcaactgtaGTCCCTCCTCGTCTTCTTCACAGTCAACACTCGAGCAAAATTAAGTTCCTCATTACTCTACTTTATGCTCCCAACTTCCGAAGAATCCATTCAACGCCATCACACACCGACCACTGTCTGCATGAAAATGAACAACTCACATACTGGACGCCACATataagagttacctgaactcaaTGTCGCCGCTCTTTCTTGACCGCTTGTCTgaaacttgaaggaatttcacCGTCGCCCTTTGTCACCTTGAGTCAAATTCACAGTTGTCTCATCCTTTTTTCCCAGATAGTCTCTGACATGTCCCACAGCTATAGCACTCCACCTCCTTCTGTACTTATCATCCGCACTTTGCCATGTGCACAAACACAGAATATACGGCCATGTACTCTCAGCTTTTGACAATTCCAGACTTTTCGCCACTTTCTCAGATTCTCCATGGTCAACTCCTGTCCATCAACCGGCACCGATAGACCCAGTCACCAACTCGAATCTGGTACTCGTCAACACTGCTTCAGCACCCCCTGCATAATTTGTCTGACCACGGGTCTGACCACCAGTGCCCTGGCCTGTCGCTGTGTCCCGTGCTtaccgcacgcctcgccgctatCACCGCGTCGAGCCTCTGCTGTCCTGGTCGAGTCTCCCGGGTAGCTAGCCCATACTGCCTCAACCCCCACTGCAGAGAaccaccgatcatcaccgaccgatgccgtgttggggaacgtagtaataattcaaaaaaattcctacgtgtcaccaagatcaatctaggagatgctagcaacgagagagagggagtgcatcttcatacccttgaagatcgctaagcggaagcgttacaagaacgcggttgatggagtcgtactcgcggcgattcaaatcgcggaagatccgatccaagcgccgaatggacggcgcctccgcgttcaacacacgtacagcctggggacgtctcctccttcttgatccagtaaggggagaggagaagttgagggagagctccggcagcacgacgacgtggtggtggagcttgttgTTCTCCTGCAGgacttcgccaagcactacgaagGAGGAGtaggtgttggagagggggaaggctgcgccaggggaaggggtgcggctgccctctctctccctcactatatataggtggaaggggggaggaggaggcgccctagggtttccctagggagGGGTGACGGCCACAGGggcaaccctagatgggtttgggcgccccacccctaggaaacttgccccccaagccgggaggggcggctgccctaggggaggcgcccccacctctccatgttacgtgagatggggtgggaggggcgcacggCCCCTTAGTGGGTGATGTGCCCCCttcctttggcccataaggccccccaacgcttgccggggcctccgaaactcctttcggtcacgctggtcgtcacccggtagtccaggaacaattccggactccaatacccttcgtccaatatatcgatcttcgcctccggaccattccggagttccttgtcacgtccaggatctcatccgggactccgaacaaccttcggtaaccacatactattcccattacaactctagcactagtgcagaaccgggctttagcaccggttcgtaggggcttttagtgccggttctgtaatcggcactaaagggtggggactaaagccccccctttagtaccggttcagcacgaaccgccactaaagtgccaccacgtggcacgagccagggcCGGGGGCGGcgagacctttagtaccggttggtaacaccaaccggtactaaaggtttgggggggtttggttttattttttatttttcctttaattttgtgttttcaatttaatttagagattgcttttacattataatgagttgttaggatatacttgatcacttagctaggatccatccagttgaaactaatctgcgctttctttcataaatgatataataactcatcatcatcatattaatatagaaactcttgcatcatatcatcaccaacaacagtactagctagctaataatcatcatagtcgtcattaccactatttaattatcatagtcattaccgctatctaatccaccaccaacactagcttaaagaagaaacattcacttatatcagaagcaaagatatcatagagttcaacatggtcatgagattataagcgttcataagaccacaaaagcaaatcactttgagattaagttcaggatgaagaacacggacatgagaggacaagtactaagagcatgaactaGCTAATCATTCTTGCTGCTCTcgggtaaaatagcatagaacatgtgtagctctcctgattcatcatattggagcatgcagatgaacctgtctcctaatcgtgggctacgcttctgattgctgccccctagtacttctctgcgatcgttcaaaattttgctccagtctttcactattaagcattcctcggTTGTAGAAAtactgaatgcactcatgtgcaatgtaggatgtcttggccataagctaaccattgacatgcgacctttattaccgatccactgaggcacaactgtcatcgggagtccttgttaaagaacatcgtatagtaacatacttagcaatgaagtttagcttgaaaaataatgtatgcaaaagatgcactgaggacaaatagtaaaaatcttaccatctttcctaaatagatgtgacagtagttcaatacgatcactattggtcgcacgttttgagtactaagatttttgaattcaggaaaataatttctcttgacagcatcaagatcctcaagccatgaaacataatgacttatctcttcgcagtttagttcagccccgggacaatGGATGGTCCTATCTACCAAGCGCTGGACATGTTTGCTtaaatggaaataagttgtcaatagaaattagttgtcaactatttttgaataaacaatatcgaagacataaatatgcatagttgagaaactcacataatggtagaactggaggcatctgcacatcgacccaaatgtctctactaccttcaatatcatcttccggacgaatatcaaacgTGATAACCATATGAGGCTCAAATGCATAatccttgcatagtgcttgccaagttttgcattcaaaatatgtgtaggtgtctgcattgtataatttgacatcgaaggtataaccatgctcggtcttcaagtaaactctttttacctccatagttttgttaggactgaaacctatcttagtGAAAATTTAATAAATTCTTGCATGACAgaggatacgctagtagaatagtgaaatttaaaattataagttgaagcaaatgaagcataagtcatgcttaattatgaaaaaagacctctcgttgtgacttactgtatccacttcgaaggtttCATCCAgtttgatgctgaagcgcctatcatcaactaggaaatttctgtcgcacaggccgcgctcgtcttcgcagtattcgcaTATAACGAAATTGTTTTCATTGTCAGACGACATTTTCTATGTTCATAGGTGAAACATTAATTGATAAACACTTAacagttctattaattcaactagtactattaattcaactagttctatatTAATTCAATAATtgaactaagcacttactaaaaataaactagttctattaattttcttactaaaaataaagtagTTAGTTCTATATAGCTAAATTTTAATTAGAtgatcaaatctcatatacctaaatttaatatatctaatttatctaacattaatatatctaattcatctatAACTAAAAGTATAAAAAACTAACTCATCTAatattaatatctagctaattcatctaattcatctaacatttgacattaataTCTAAGATATATTTCTATCTaattaattcatctaacatttgacatcaatatatctaacatttctatatatatataatcaTCTAACAATTGACATTAATCTAAAATT contains:
- the LOC109736050 gene encoding disease resistance protein Pik-2 — protein: MEMVVGASEATMKSLLSKLGGLLAHEYALIRGVRGDIQYINDEMASMQAFLGDLSSAAPQGHDRRMRDWMKQIRDVTYDIEDCVDDFAHRLSHDPAAGRDVWCVFLSSTAYEIWTWRPRRSIASSIAELKVRAQQIGERRTRYGVENPRTLEGESGGALPKFETAEYQHTTLALVGTKKPVGVEEEMKELGRWLTLQQPSAHDASSSSDPASQTEALKQDQAVLSIVGFGGVGKTTIATALYQEYSDQFDRRATVTVSQSSDIDMILLTILSQVKPQSKDDNEQQGSSGGGPSDKKCLMATIGIVWGTIMHKGRKDDKQRGGGTSQTTKDLKQHLEEHLVKNSYLLLVDDVWSAPMWKKIKNLLPKSNKGSRIIVTTRFQAVANECRRDKGDHIHKVVVLSDNKPKELFMAESGISVDKPKENQEKIPARLWEMCGGLPLAIVTMAGYAACNPDKLVDKWDEVCSTLVPDSGKALGQDGVTRILSHCYNDMPGEIKTCSLYLCIFPKGRKVSRKRLTRRWLAERFVSEKDGLSAEDVAEAYFNHLVRRKIIRAVEHSSNGKVKSYQVHDMVLEYIVSKASEENFVTVVGGHWLMAPPSNKVRRLSLQVSDTKHKKSMESMNLTHVRSLTMFGSLTQLPSNSLKFGIVQVLDLEGCKDFRQHHAEEICKMLLLKHLSLRRTDIDKIPKKIGKLQYLETLDIRETNVTELPNTICLLERVENILGGNKRTRKALKLPEDLKKETMKSLRILSGIEIVEGPGTVADFHHLTDLRKLTIYRLNLEKGSELFGELSSSIEYLGGYSLHTLVIDDESSEFLISLGALSSPPKFLNALELSGKLVELPKWITELDALTKLTLSVTVLTADALHVLSKLNTLFSLTFSLTAAKQDPETIFIIEENKRRSDGQIMVPTGGFENLKLLRFLAPFVPLLSFPKNSLPKLERLELRFSMFEGLYGLENLAELEEVHLRVHDKADETTKSFVEGMATAAREGNKCHRIIVDQYHGRE